Sequence from the Catenuloplanes indicus genome:
GTTCCTTAGCGAGCCGGCACCGTCAGTTGATCGCGGGCTCGCCGTGCGTCCCGGCCGGGTCCGGGGCGCCGGCCATCGCGCGCACCTCGCGCACGATCCGCCCGGCGCTCGCGGCCCGGCAGCCGAGCTCCACCTGACGGCGCAGCACGACCGGCTCGGCCCGCAGCAGCTGCAGCCCGCGCCGGACCAGGAGGGCCGGGGGTTTGCGCCGTTCCGTCAGGTCCCGGCCCAGCCGGCGGGCGAACGTGACGGTCCGCGAGCGCCGGAGTGCGAATGCGTCGGCCAGTAGCCCTCGGTCCCGAAGCTCGCGTACGATCTCGGCGGCAAATATCCCCTCGGCCATAAAAATTGGCGAACCGGCCAGGTCGAGTAGCCGAGTGGCTATCCGCCGATCTACCCCAAATGCGTAAACCGGCACTTCGGCCCTGCCACTCTCGGCCAGGCGGGCGATCGTCTCGACCGCCATGGCAGAATCCCAGGCTTGAGGCGACTCCCAATCCGTCCCTTCGGCCGTTCGGGGTAGCGTCGGGTCATCGCCATCCTTGTAAAAGTCGTCAAGGCAAAGCACAGGAAATCCGGCTCGCCGGGCTATGTAGGACTTGCCGGACCCCGAGGGGCCGGCCAGCAGAACGACGCGGGCAGGAGAACTGGTCACTATGGGTAGCTCCGGGAAGACACGTTGCAGTCAAACGTCATGAACATCCCACCACACTCCCAGTCCGACCCAACCTGGGCTTTCTCTTTGACACTCGTCGTGATGGAATCTCGAAGGTTCGGCCCACCCGGGTCGAACTATGTTCGGCGGCCACCCACTCGGGGTGGCGCGGATGCTGAGGGGCGGTGACGTGAGCGAGCAGCCAAGGAAGAAGGCGGCGGGAGCCGTCTCTTCACGTCTCCGTTGGCCTGGCAGCCGACTCCGCGACCTGCCGATCTGGTCCAAGCTCGGACTGATCATGATCGTGCCGACCATGGCGACGATCGTCGTGGGCACCAGCGGTCTGATCGACCACATCGAAGAGGCACAGGACGCGGATCAGGCGCGCACGATCGCCCAGCTGGAGCAGTACTCCGGCGAGCTGGTCGACAGCCTGCAGAACGAGCGGGCCGCCGCCGCGCGCTTCCTGAGCACGCCGAACTCCCAGCGTGACGCCAAGGCCGCGCTGCTGGAGGCGTTCAACCAGACGCACTCCGTGGTCGACGCCGCGAAGAAGGACTACTCGCAGCAGCGCACGCTGATCACCGACCTGCCGGACAGCAACTTCGAGTCGCTGCTGGACAGTGCGGACTCCGGGCTCGAGCAGCTGCCCGCGACCCGCAGTCAGGTGAGCAACAACTCCGTGCAGCTGTCGCTGGCCAAGCAGAGCTACGACGGCGTCATCACCGGCCTCCTGCAGATCCGTAACTCCGCCTCCCAGCTCGCCGGTGACCCCGGCCTGAGCGACCGCATGCGGGCCAGTGCCGCGCTGGCGCAGGAGAAGGAGTACCTCTCGACCCAGCGCGTCATCGTGCACAGCGCGTTTGCCCAGGGCGAGATCACCCCAAACCTCCGCAAGGACTACATCGCGACGCTGACCGGTCAGAGCCAGGCGGCCGCCACGTTCGAGACCGTCGCCACCCGCGAGGACCGGGACTACAAGCGCCAGGTCATCGCCGGCCCGGACGAGCGCGAGGCGAAGTCCAACGCCGGTAAGATCGAGGCGAACCAGGACGGTGACATCAACTCGCTCGGCTTCTCCGCGGAGGAGTGGGACGAGGGGATGGCCGGCAAGAACAACCTGTTCCGCACGGTGGAGAAGCGACTGGACGAGCAGACCGTCACCCAGGCCACGACGCTGCGGAACGACGTGCAGCGGCGAGTCCTGGTGGAGACCGGTGTGCTGCTCGGCATGCTCCTCCTCGCGATCCTCTTCGCCTGGCTGGTGGCCCGGTCGATGGCCCGCTCGCTGCGCGAGCTGCGGCACGGCGCGCTCTCCGTCGCACAGTACGGCCTGCCCCAGGCGGTGGCCCGGCTCCGTGACCCGGCGATCTCCGCGCAGCTGTCGCCGGTCCAGGTCGCCAACCAGATCGCCGAGCCGCTGCCGGTCCGCAGCCGGGACGAGTTCGGTCAGGTGACCGAGGCGTTCAACGCGGTCCACCTGGAGGCGGTGCGCACCGCGGCCGAGCAGGCCGTGCTCCGCGCCTCCGTCTCCACCATGTTCGTCAACCTGGCCCGCCGTTCGCAGATCCTGGTCGACCGGCTCATCGGTCACCTGGACCGGCTGGAGCGCGGCGAGGAGGACCCGGACCGGCTGGCCGAGCTCTTCCAGCTCGACCACCTGGCCACCCGAATGCGCCGCAACGACGAGAACCTGCTGGTCCTCGCGGGTGCGGACTCCACCCGCGTGCAGCGCGAGCCGGCCGCCCTGATCGACGTGCTGCGCGCTGCGCAGTCCGAGGTCGAGCACTACACCCGGATCGACTTCGGCAACATCGACAAGGACATCGAGATCTCGGCGCACGCCGTCAACGACCTCGTGCACCTCGTCGCCGAGCTGTTCGACAACGCGACCGCGTTCTCGCCGCCGGACTCGCAGGTCGTCGTCGACGCCCGGATCTACGGTGACCGTGCCACGCTCTCCGTCGAGGACCGCGGCATCGGCATCGCGCCGGACCAGATGCGCGACCTGAACGAGCGGCTGCAGCGTCCGCCGACCGTGGACGTCACGGTCTCCCGGATGATGGGCCTGGTCGTGGTCGCCCGCCTGGCGGCCCGGCACGGCGTCAAGGTGGAGCTGCGCTCGGCCGCCGAGCGCGGCACGATCGCCGAGGTCACGCTGCCCACGGCGGTGCTGGCATCGCACGCGGTCGCCGGTGCCGGCCGTACCCCGGCCGCGGTCGGCGGTGCCCGGCCCGAGCCCGCGGCGTTCGGCGGCGGCCAGGGCGGCTTCGGCTCCCCGCTGGCGCTGGAGGGTGGCAGCGGCCGCTCGCCGTCGCAGCGCGAGTCCGCGCCGTCGCTCGGTGGCTTCGCGAGCGAGCCGCTCCCGTCCTTCGGCGGGTTCGGCAACGATCCGGCGCCCACCTCGGGCGGCCCCACCCGGTCCATGCCGGCCTGGTCCGACCTGACCGGCGCCGCGCCGGGCGGCGGCACCAACGGCGCGAACGGCGGGCCCGCGAACGGCAACAACGGTTTCGGCAGCTTCAACGGCTTCGGTGCCGGCCCGGCCGGTGGCGGTCCGCGCAACGGCCGCGCGACCGACGCGTTCGGCGCCAACGGCAGCCGCGGCGAGGGCCTGCCGCACCGCCCGCGCCAGGACGGCCCGGCGCCGCTGGACGACTTCGCCGGACCGGCGTCGCCGACCATCCCGCGGCAGAAGCCGGCCACGCCGGAGCAGCAGCGCGGCCCGGTGCCGCCGCTCTCCGTCCCGCCGGTCGCGTCGGCCCCACCGGCCAGCGGCCCGGCGTCGGCGCAGTCGGCTCCGCCGGTATGGCCGCCGATCGCCCCGGCGGCGGAGAACCCGGCGCCCGCGGTGCCGGAGCGGCTCGCCTCCTCGCTGGACCTGACCGCCGAGATCCCGCGTTACCGCCCGGAGAACGGTGCCCCCGCGGTGCCGCCGATCGCCCCGGTGGTTGCGGTTCCGTCGTCGGCGCAGCCGATCCCGTCCCCGGTGGCCCCGGCCACGCCGACTCCGTCGGCCCCGCAGGTCACGCCGACTCCGTCGGCCCCGCAGGCCGCGCCGAAGCAGCCGGTGGTGGACGAGACGATGGAGCTGCCGATCTTCCGGGAGCTGGAGTCCGCGTGGTTCCGCACCCAGAAGGCGTCCGGCAAGCCGGCCACCGGCCCGACCGGTGCGGCGGCCACGCCGAGCCCGGCCGAGGCCGCGAGCGCCCCGACCCAGCAGTACGGGACGATCGAGCCGAAGAAGCGTAGTCTTCCCACGCCGGGTGGTGCAGCGCGCACGCCGGAGCCGGTCACCGCCGGGTCCGGGGCGCCGGTCAGCCCCGGTGACGGCGCCACGTCGCAGCGGATCTCCACCGAGCCTTCCGGCTGGCGGACCGCGGCCGACGAGGGCTGGCGGACGGCCGCCTCGGTCGCCGCAGCCGCGGGAGACACGGCGTCGGAGACCACCCAGGCGGGCCTGCCGAAGCGCAAGCCGATGGCACAGCTCGTTCCTGGTGGAATCGAGAAGGGGACCACGGTCGTCAACAAGCGGTCGCCCGAGGGGGTGCGCGGGCTCCTGTCCGCCTACCACCGCGGCGTGCAGCGCGGACGTACGGGTCCCAAGGACAACCCGACCGGTTCAGAGGGAACATTGGACGGGCAGCAATCCTCGCAGGCTGGCAAGGAGCATGAGGGATGACAACAACGCAGGACCTCGGTTGGTTGCTGGCGAACTTCGCCGACCGCGTTCCGGGTGTCGCGCATGCGGTCGCCGTATCCGCCGACGGTCTGCTTCTCGCCGGTTCCCGTGATCTTCCGCGGGACCGGGCTGACCAGCTGGCGGCTATCGCGTCCGGTCTGGTCAGCCTGACCCAGGGCGCGGCCCGCTGCTTCGAGGGC
This genomic interval carries:
- a CDS encoding uridine kinase family protein, yielding MTSSPARVVLLAGPSGSGKSYIARRAGFPVLCLDDFYKDGDDPTLPRTAEGTDWESPQAWDSAMAVETIARLAESGRAEVPVYAFGVDRRIATRLLDLAGSPIFMAEGIFAAEIVRELRDRGLLADAFALRRSRTVTFARRLGRDLTERRKPPALLVRRGLQLLRAEPVVLRRQVELGCRAASAGRIVREVRAMAGAPDPAGTHGEPAIN
- a CDS encoding sensor histidine kinase; this translates as MLRGGDVSEQPRKKAAGAVSSRLRWPGSRLRDLPIWSKLGLIMIVPTMATIVVGTSGLIDHIEEAQDADQARTIAQLEQYSGELVDSLQNERAAAARFLSTPNSQRDAKAALLEAFNQTHSVVDAAKKDYSQQRTLITDLPDSNFESLLDSADSGLEQLPATRSQVSNNSVQLSLAKQSYDGVITGLLQIRNSASQLAGDPGLSDRMRASAALAQEKEYLSTQRVIVHSAFAQGEITPNLRKDYIATLTGQSQAAATFETVATREDRDYKRQVIAGPDEREAKSNAGKIEANQDGDINSLGFSAEEWDEGMAGKNNLFRTVEKRLDEQTVTQATTLRNDVQRRVLVETGVLLGMLLLAILFAWLVARSMARSLRELRHGALSVAQYGLPQAVARLRDPAISAQLSPVQVANQIAEPLPVRSRDEFGQVTEAFNAVHLEAVRTAAEQAVLRASVSTMFVNLARRSQILVDRLIGHLDRLERGEEDPDRLAELFQLDHLATRMRRNDENLLVLAGADSTRVQREPAALIDVLRAAQSEVEHYTRIDFGNIDKDIEISAHAVNDLVHLVAELFDNATAFSPPDSQVVVDARIYGDRATLSVEDRGIGIAPDQMRDLNERLQRPPTVDVTVSRMMGLVVVARLAARHGVKVELRSAAERGTIAEVTLPTAVLASHAVAGAGRTPAAVGGARPEPAAFGGGQGGFGSPLALEGGSGRSPSQRESAPSLGGFASEPLPSFGGFGNDPAPTSGGPTRSMPAWSDLTGAAPGGGTNGANGGPANGNNGFGSFNGFGAGPAGGGPRNGRATDAFGANGSRGEGLPHRPRQDGPAPLDDFAGPASPTIPRQKPATPEQQRGPVPPLSVPPVASAPPASGPASAQSAPPVWPPIAPAAENPAPAVPERLASSLDLTAEIPRYRPENGAPAVPPIAPVVAVPSSAQPIPSPVAPATPTPSAPQVTPTPSAPQAAPKQPVVDETMELPIFRELESAWFRTQKASGKPATGPTGAAATPSPAEAASAPTQQYGTIEPKKRSLPTPGGAARTPEPVTAGSGAPVSPGDGATSQRISTEPSGWRTAADEGWRTAASVAAAAGDTASETTQAGLPKRKPMAQLVPGGIEKGTTVVNKRSPEGVRGLLSAYHRGVQRGRTGPKDNPTGSEGTLDGQQSSQAGKEHEG
- a CDS encoding roadblock/LC7 domain-containing protein, which translates into the protein MTTTQDLGWLLANFADRVPGVAHAVAVSADGLLLAGSRDLPRDRADQLAAIASGLVSLTQGAARCFEGGAVLQTVVEMDNGFLFLMSISDGSSFAVLAARSCDVGQVGYEMALLVDRVGDALTPAPRTAAGMVG